One Anaeromicrobium sediminis genomic region harbors:
- a CDS encoding FAD-dependent oxidoreductase — protein MAQIRLNIDGKEVIGHEGQTILDIAKENDVYIPTLCYDSRVEIYGSCGLCVVEVEGIPKLLRSCATKASDNMVVNTKSTRIKESRKTALELLLSDHTGDCRPPCVLACPTNTDCQGYVGLIANKQYDEALKLIKEELPLPASIGRVCPHPCEDACRRKLTDESISIAWLKSFVADIDLNGVEKYMPEIKVSTGKKVSIVGGGPGGLTAAYYLTKEGHDVTIYEAMPKLGGMLRYGIPEYRLPKAVLDKEIQIIESMGAKLVPNTRLGKDLSFESLQESSDAVVLAIGAWNSSSMRCKGDDLDGVMGGIDFLRKVVTNEHMKVGEKVAVVGGGNTAMDACRTAIRLGAKEVYNIYRRTEAEMPAEEIEIVEGKEEGVIFKTLVNPIEVIGEDGKVSKIRLQKMKQGEPDASGRRRPIPIEGEEETLDVDTVIVAIGQGVTPEGLDNVELTKWNTIIADENTFRTNLEGVFAIGDATNKGASIAIEAIGEGKKASHIINSYLHGKEVAYEKPYYVERNDLTEEDFADREKKHRPHMRHLLPEERNTNFNEIVEGYTEEQAIEEASRCLECGCHDYFECKLIDYANDYNVAPDRLAGEVHNRKVDNSHPFIDRNPDKCILCGLCVRVCDEVMGVGALGLVDRGFDTIVKPALDKPLKETNCISCGQCVSVCPTGALGEKSPIAKNVPLDTDESNHVCSHCSVGCNMTLHAKGDLVVRSVPNKDSKVDNGLLCVKGRFGFDLHKHGEKIDSALVRKNGSLEKVDMNEGLLTAAKKIQSLKFLYGSDSIGVSISDKYSNEEIHMISRFAKEVIGTNNIFSFNKLSEGIKDVIGYDSSTSKYDELLSTDTILLVGADMMKEFPVVGTKIKKAVKNNTKLLVINSESTTADEWAHNSFYPENNTLFLNEVLKALVDLGAVPKNADNFNELKESLEGITPSDEAKEIANIYFNSKKAMIVFGQNNISTSAAKLLANMAVVTNHIGCARSGLIQLKPNCNSQGLSNLNINGFESVVESIQDGNIKCLLTFGENIPTCVDTSKLEFLVALDQYTNDTTDSAHVVLPSAGLLESRGTYTNSEGTTQKINDHKSLGKNIETVINLCNLLEYKINYINIDQITEEVLSKYKSFSSGFNFEGGKAKLQVLSSDMLFAKLDNTNNTTELFSKYLESENLI, from the coding sequence ATGGCACAAATACGTCTTAATATAGATGGAAAAGAAGTAATAGGCCATGAAGGCCAAACTATTTTAGATATAGCTAAAGAAAATGATGTATATATCCCAACCCTTTGTTATGACTCTAGGGTTGAAATATATGGTTCTTGTGGACTTTGTGTAGTTGAAGTTGAGGGAATTCCTAAACTCCTACGTTCTTGTGCTACTAAGGCATCTGACAACATGGTAGTAAATACAAAGTCTACTCGTATTAAAGAATCAAGAAAGACTGCCTTAGAGTTATTGTTATCAGATCATACAGGTGATTGTAGACCACCATGTGTGCTTGCTTGTCCTACAAATACTGATTGTCAAGGTTATGTGGGTCTTATAGCTAACAAACAATATGACGAGGCATTGAAATTAATAAAAGAAGAACTACCTCTTCCAGCTAGTATTGGTAGAGTTTGTCCTCACCCATGTGAAGACGCCTGTAGACGTAAATTAACTGATGAATCTATATCTATTGCTTGGTTAAAGAGCTTTGTAGCTGACATTGATTTAAACGGCGTAGAAAAGTATATGCCTGAAATTAAAGTATCTACTGGAAAGAAAGTATCTATAGTAGGTGGAGGTCCTGGTGGTTTAACTGCTGCTTACTATTTAACTAAGGAAGGTCATGATGTAACTATATATGAAGCTATGCCTAAGTTAGGTGGAATGCTGAGATACGGAATTCCTGAGTACAGACTTCCTAAGGCTGTTTTAGATAAGGAAATCCAAATAATAGAATCAATGGGCGCAAAATTAGTACCTAATACAAGATTAGGAAAGGATTTATCCTTTGAGTCGTTACAAGAATCATCTGATGCTGTTGTTTTAGCAATCGGTGCTTGGAATAGTAGCTCTATGAGATGTAAAGGTGACGATTTAGATGGAGTAATGGGTGGTATTGACTTCTTAAGAAAAGTAGTAACTAACGAACATATGAAAGTTGGAGAAAAAGTTGCCGTAGTAGGTGGAGGAAACACTGCTATGGACGCTTGTAGAACTGCTATTAGACTTGGTGCTAAGGAAGTTTATAATATATATCGTAGAACTGAAGCTGAAATGCCAGCTGAAGAAATAGAAATAGTTGAAGGTAAAGAAGAAGGCGTAATCTTTAAGACCCTTGTAAACCCAATTGAAGTAATTGGAGAAGATGGAAAAGTATCTAAGATTCGTCTTCAAAAGATGAAGCAAGGTGAGCCTGATGCTAGTGGCAGAAGACGTCCTATCCCTATTGAGGGTGAAGAAGAAACATTAGATGTGGATACAGTAATAGTCGCCATTGGTCAAGGAGTAACTCCTGAAGGATTAGATAATGTAGAACTTACTAAGTGGAATACTATAATAGCAGATGAAAATACTTTTAGAACTAATTTAGAAGGAGTTTTCGCCATTGGAGATGCTACAAACAAAGGTGCTAGTATTGCCATTGAAGCAATTGGTGAAGGTAAGAAAGCTTCTCATATAATAAATAGTTATCTACATGGTAAGGAAGTGGCTTATGAAAAGCCTTACTATGTGGAAAGAAATGATCTTACTGAAGAAGATTTCGCTGATAGAGAAAAGAAACACAGACCTCATATGAGACATCTACTTCCTGAAGAAAGAAATACTAACTTTAACGAAATAGTTGAAGGTTATACGGAAGAACAAGCTATAGAAGAAGCTAGTAGATGTTTAGAATGTGGTTGCCATGATTATTTTGAGTGTAAACTTATTGATTATGCTAATGATTATAATGTTGCTCCAGATAGATTAGCTGGTGAAGTTCATAATAGAAAAGTGGATAACTCTCACCCATTTATTGACAGAAATCCTGATAAGTGTATCTTATGTGGATTATGTGTAAGAGTTTGTGATGAAGTTATGGGTGTAGGTGCCCTAGGTTTAGTTGATAGAGGATTTGATACTATCGTAAAGCCTGCCCTTGATAAGCCTCTAAAAGAGACTAATTGTATCTCTTGTGGTCAATGTGTAAGTGTATGTCCAACAGGAGCACTAGGAGAAAAATCTCCTATAGCTAAAAATGTTCCTCTTGATACAGATGAATCTAACCATGTATGTTCTCACTGTAGTGTTGGATGTAATATGACGCTCCATGCTAAGGGAGATTTAGTAGTTAGATCTGTACCTAATAAGGATAGTAAAGTCGATAATGGATTATTATGTGTTAAAGGTAGATTTGGTTTCGACCTACACAAGCATGGTGAGAAAATCGATTCTGCCCTTGTTAGAAAGAATGGTTCATTAGAAAAAGTAGATATGAATGAAGGACTGTTAACTGCTGCTAAGAAAATCCAAAGCTTAAAGTTTTTATATGGTTCTGATTCCATAGGAGTATCTATCTCTGATAAGTATTCTAACGAAGAAATTCACATGATTTCTAGATTTGCTAAGGAAGTAATAGGTACTAATAACATTTTCTCTTTCAATAAGCTGTCAGAGGGTATAAAAGATGTTATAGGCTATGATTCTTCTACTAGTAAGTATGATGAATTATTATCTACTGATACAATTCTTTTAGTTGGTGCTGATATGATGAAAGAATTCCCTGTAGTAGGTACTAAAATTAAAAAAGCAGTTAAGAATAATACTAAATTATTAGTTATAAATTCTGAGTCTACTACTGCTGATGAATGGGCTCATAATAGTTTCTATCCAGAGAATAATACTTTATTCTTAAATGAAGTATTAAAGGCTTTAGTTGACCTAGGTGCTGTACCTAAGAATGCAGATAACTTTAATGAGTTAAAAGAAAGTTTAGAAGGTATAACTCCAAGTGATGAGGCTAAAGAAATAGCTAATATTTACTTTAATTCTAAGAAGGCCATGATTGTATTTGGTCAAAATAATATTAGTACTTCTGCTGCTAAATTATTAGCTAATATGGCTGTTGTAACTAACCACATAGGTTGTGCACGCTCTGGTTTAATCCAACTTAAACCAAATTGTAATAGCCAAGGTTTATCAAACCTGAATATTAATGGTTTTGAAAGTGTAGTGGAAAGTATTCAAGATGGAAACATTAAATGTCTTCTTACATTTGGTGAGAATATTCCAACTTGTGTAGATACAAGTAAACTAGAGTTCTTAGTAGCCCTAGATCAATACACTAATGACACAACAGATAGCGCCCATGTGGTATTACCTTCCGCTGGCCTATTAGAATCTAGGGGAACTTATACTAACTCTGAAGGCACAACCCAAAAGATTAATGACCATAAATCTTTAGGTAAAAATATTGAGACTGTAATTAACTTATGTAATTTATTAGAATACAAAATAAATTATATTAACATAGATCAAATAACAGAAGAAGTATTATCAAAATATAAATCATTCTCAAGTGGATTTAACTTTGAAGGTGGAAAAGCTAAACTACAAGTGCTTTCTAGTGACATGTTATTTGCTAAACTTGATAATACTAATAATACTACAGAATTATTTTCAAAATATCTTGAGAGTGAAAATTTAATTTAA
- a CDS encoding NADH-quinone oxidoreductase subunit NuoF, whose amino-acid sequence MKVIIGQGSCGIAAGANKVYSLFKEEIDNSNITATISTTGCIGMCYLEPIIDLVENDKKFTYVKVDEEMAKEIIEKHLKNGNPIDEYLMDDVSSTILNSQSRIALRNCGIINPENIDEYTEIDGYKAIQKCVKEMTPDQVIEVIKVSGLRGRGGAGFPTWFKWNAAKNSKATPKYMVCNADEGDPGAFMDRSVLEGDPHNLIEGMMIGAYAMGAEEGIVYVRAEYPLAIERLQLAIEQAREKGFLGKDIFGIKGLNFDLRIKAGAGAFVCGEETALIASLEGERGMPRLKPPFPAQKGYWQQPTNINNVETFANVPWILLNGGEAFSSMGTEKSNGTKVFALTGKIQNGGLVEVPMGISLKEVIYNIGGGIKDNKEFKAVQMGGPSGGCIPKELIETSVDYESINKTGAIMGSGGMVVMDETTCMVDMARFFLAFTREESCGKCIHCRIGTKRMLEILTRICDGDGKEGDIELLEDLSVKIKEGSLCGLGQTAPNPVLTTIKYFRNEYEDHILNKKCTAKQCTELLTYRITDKCIGCTLCSRNCPVDAISGSVKTKHTIDVDTCIKCGKCMAACKFDAIVID is encoded by the coding sequence GTGAAGGTTATTATCGGACAAGGAAGTTGCGGTATTGCAGCTGGTGCTAACAAAGTATACTCATTGTTCAAGGAAGAAATAGATAATTCTAACATAACGGCTACCATCTCCACAACAGGATGTATTGGTATGTGTTATCTTGAACCAATTATTGATTTAGTTGAAAATGACAAAAAATTCACTTACGTTAAAGTGGATGAAGAAATGGCTAAGGAAATAATTGAAAAACACTTAAAAAATGGCAATCCTATAGATGAGTATTTAATGGATGACGTTTCTTCAACTATATTAAATTCTCAAAGTAGAATAGCCCTTAGAAATTGTGGTATCATAAACCCTGAAAATATAGATGAATACACAGAAATCGATGGATATAAAGCTATTCAAAAATGCGTAAAAGAAATGACTCCTGATCAAGTTATTGAAGTAATCAAAGTTTCAGGTCTTCGTGGTCGTGGAGGAGCAGGATTCCCTACATGGTTTAAGTGGAATGCGGCCAAAAACAGTAAAGCTACTCCAAAGTATATGGTATGTAATGCAGACGAAGGAGATCCAGGAGCATTTATGGATAGATCTGTTTTAGAAGGAGATCCTCATAACCTAATTGAAGGAATGATGATTGGTGCTTATGCAATGGGAGCTGAAGAAGGTATTGTATATGTACGTGCTGAGTACCCATTAGCTATAGAAAGATTACAATTAGCAATCGAGCAAGCTCGTGAAAAGGGTTTCTTAGGAAAAGATATCTTTGGAATTAAGGGACTTAACTTTGATTTAAGAATTAAAGCAGGTGCTGGTGCTTTCGTATGTGGAGAAGAAACTGCATTGATTGCATCCCTTGAAGGTGAACGTGGTATGCCTAGGCTTAAGCCTCCATTCCCTGCTCAAAAGGGATATTGGCAACAACCTACTAATATTAATAACGTTGAGACCTTTGCAAATGTTCCTTGGATATTATTAAATGGCGGTGAAGCTTTTTCTAGTATGGGGACGGAGAAGTCTAATGGAACTAAAGTTTTCGCTTTAACTGGAAAGATTCAAAATGGTGGACTTGTGGAAGTTCCAATGGGAATAAGCTTAAAAGAAGTTATCTATAACATTGGAGGCGGAATTAAAGATAATAAGGAATTTAAAGCCGTTCAAATGGGTGGACCATCAGGTGGATGTATTCCTAAAGAACTTATCGAAACTTCCGTTGACTATGAATCAATAAATAAAACTGGTGCCATAATGGGTTCTGGTGGAATGGTAGTAATGGATGAAACTACATGTATGGTAGATATGGCTAGATTCTTCTTAGCATTTACTCGTGAAGAGTCTTGTGGTAAATGTATCCACTGTAGGATAGGTACTAAAAGAATGCTAGAAATCCTTACACGTATCTGTGACGGTGACGGTAAGGAAGGCGACATAGAATTATTAGAAGATTTATCTGTAAAAATAAAAGAAGGTTCTCTATGTGGTCTAGGTCAAACTGCACCAAACCCAGTTTTAACTACTATTAAATATTTTAGAAATGAATATGAAGATCATATCTTAAATAAGAAGTGTACTGCTAAACAATGTACTGAACTTCTTACTTACAGAATTACAGACAAATGTATTGGATGTACACTTTGTAGTAGAAATTGCCCTGTTGATGCAATTTCAGGTAGTGTTAAAACAAAACATACTATTGATGTGGATACTTGTATCAAATGTGGCAAATGTATGGCCGCTTGTAAATTTGATGCAATAGTAATTGACTAA
- the nuoE gene encoding NADH-quinone oxidoreductase subunit NuoE — protein MECCCINFKELDPVIEKYKDSKGSLITVLQKAQDIYGYLPEKVLLYIAEKLSVKPAKVYGVATFYTQFRLKPVGKHLIMLCQGTACHVNGSKAVENAICEELGVSEGETTEDGLFTLNNVACLGCCSLSPVMMINGETYGKLTPKSARDIIKDIKASEESNKGV, from the coding sequence ATGGAATGTTGCTGTATCAATTTTAAAGAATTGGATCCAGTTATAGAAAAGTATAAAGATTCTAAAGGTAGCTTGATAACTGTCCTTCAAAAGGCACAGGATATTTATGGGTATCTACCAGAAAAGGTATTATTGTATATTGCAGAAAAACTTTCTGTAAAACCTGCTAAGGTTTATGGAGTTGCAACTTTTTATACGCAATTTAGATTAAAGCCAGTAGGAAAACATTTGATAATGTTATGTCAAGGTACTGCTTGCCATGTTAATGGTTCTAAAGCTGTTGAAAATGCAATATGTGAAGAACTTGGCGTAAGCGAAGGTGAAACTACTGAAGATGGTCTATTTACACTAAATAATGTTGCCTGTTTGGGTTGTTGTAGTTTATCTCCTGTTATGATGATCAATGGAGAAACGTACGGCAAGCTTACACCTAAATCAGCAAGGGATATTATCAAGGACATTAAAGCTTCTGAAGAAAGTAACAAGGGGGTATAA
- the gpmI gene encoding 2,3-bisphosphoglycerate-independent phosphoglycerate mutase, with translation MKKNTVLMILDGYGISESEKGNAIKLANIPNLDQLTNNYPTSIIQASGLEVGLPDGQMGNSEVGHLNIGAGRVVYQELTRITKAIEEKTIFENEALLKAIKNAKDNNSALHLWGLLSDGGVHSHNTHLYALLTFAKENGLKKVYVHPFLDGRDVPPSSAKEFVSQLEDKLEEIGVGEIATISGRFYAMDRDNRWERVEKAYNAIVLGEGETASNAVEAVENSYSKDELDEFVKPTVILKDGVPVATVNEDDSIIMFNFRPDRAREITRTFVDSNFDGFERKKGFFKVNYVCMTQYDASMPNVDVAFKPQTLVNTLGEYVSNLGLKQLRIAETEKYAHVTFFFNGGVEDPYKGEDRILIPSPKVATYDMKPEMSASEVTERLVEQIEKQDYDLIIVNFANPDMVGHTGDIPAAIKAVETVDACVGKVVDATLKTGGQILITADHGNSDEMLDLNDNVITAHSTNPVPLVLVKENCNFDLKDGKLADLAPTLLSLMDLDKPAEMSGESLLVDVKDLALGNA, from the coding sequence ATGAAAAAAAATACAGTATTGATGATTCTAGATGGATATGGAATCAGCGAATCAGAAAAGGGTAATGCTATTAAATTAGCTAACATACCTAATCTAGACCAATTGACTAACAACTATCCTACAAGTATCATACAAGCAAGTGGACTTGAAGTTGGATTACCAGATGGGCAAATGGGAAATTCAGAAGTAGGCCACTTAAACATTGGAGCCGGAAGAGTTGTATATCAAGAACTTACAAGAATAACTAAAGCTATTGAAGAAAAAACTATCTTTGAAAATGAAGCTTTATTAAAGGCTATTAAAAATGCTAAAGATAATAATAGTGCACTGCACTTATGGGGCTTATTATCAGATGGTGGAGTTCACAGTCACAACACTCACCTTTATGCTCTTTTAACATTTGCTAAAGAAAATGGACTTAAGAAAGTATATGTTCATCCATTCTTAGATGGACGTGACGTGCCACCTTCAAGTGCTAAAGAATTTGTTTCTCAATTAGAAGACAAATTAGAAGAAATTGGGGTTGGTGAGATTGCTACAATAAGTGGCCGTTTCTATGCAATGGATAGGGATAACCGTTGGGAAAGAGTAGAAAAAGCTTACAATGCCATAGTTTTAGGAGAAGGAGAAACTGCATCTAACGCTGTAGAAGCCGTTGAAAACTCCTATTCTAAAGACGAATTAGATGAATTTGTTAAACCAACTGTAATATTAAAAGATGGAGTACCTGTTGCTACTGTTAATGAAGACGACTCTATTATTATGTTTAACTTCAGACCTGATAGAGCAAGGGAAATAACTCGTACTTTTGTTGATAGTAATTTTGATGGATTTGAAAGAAAGAAAGGATTCTTCAAAGTCAACTACGTTTGCATGACTCAATACGATGCCTCTATGCCTAATGTGGATGTGGCATTTAAGCCTCAAACATTAGTAAATACACTGGGAGAATATGTATCAAATCTAGGACTTAAACAACTGAGAATAGCAGAAACAGAAAAATATGCCCACGTTACATTCTTCTTTAACGGTGGTGTTGAAGATCCTTACAAGGGTGAAGATAGAATATTAATTCCATCTCCAAAGGTTGCAACTTATGACATGAAACCTGAGATGAGCGCTAGCGAAGTAACTGAAAGATTAGTTGAACAAATAGAAAAGCAAGATTATGACTTAATCATAGTTAACTTTGCTAATCCAGACATGGTAGGACATACAGGAGATATACCTGCAGCAATCAAAGCTGTTGAAACAGTGGATGCTTGTGTAGGTAAAGTAGTAGATGCCACTTTAAAAACTGGTGGACAAATATTAATCACAGCAGACCATGGTAATTCAGATGAAATGTTAGATTTAAATGATAATGTGATTACTGCTCACTCTACTAACCCAGTTCCCCTTGTATTAGTTAAAGAAAATTGTAACTTTGATTTAAAAGATGGTAAATTAGCTGATTTAGCACCTACTTTATTATCTCTTATGGATTTAGATAAACCAGCAGAAATGTCTGGCGAGTCATTACTAGTAGATGTGAAAGATTTAGCCTTAGGAAATGCATAA
- a CDS encoding ATP-dependent helicase encodes MNFSFFKDLNIDLSNPQKKIVKHKDGPALVLAVPGAGKTTTLICRTAYLLLKHKIKAENILSITFSRASAKDMKARFYSMFGDKFTDKIYFATIHQLCLKIINRYYYKKNVSFKILDSKDTISKNHLIRKIYYDINHNAPSEDILEQISNNISLVKNLMIPKEQFSFHDFNVEHFSKIYEKYEEYKKQNRIIDFDDMLTVAYKILKNDEKLLNQYRNQYKYIQVDEAQDTSKIQHEIVKLLASPNNNLFMVADDDQSIYGFRGACPLELLDFSNTYKEGSVYFLEENYRSSKEIVNISNDFIKSNSSRYNKNIFTQNEEFLPVNIIKVHDSLDQINFIIEHLNSSNEQTAILYRNNISALPLIDKLNKNGIDFFIHGFKSNYLTHWITKDILAFLDLSLNHYDLESFERIYYKMNGYISKASVSYIRNNPKSITVFDYLISFPGLKSYQIKNLNRIKDSFNALCKMTPYEALEFIENDLAYHNYLESNCTRLKSSYENAILLFSHLKLLAIDEPNIISFMERLSEIPKIARKSKENKNIILSTVHSAKGLEFNRVFLIDLIKGQFPNISNLDEDDEDNLSDLEEERRLFYVAMTRAKENLSIICPTFQNGRYIKPSIFIDEVNGTNLKDYINKTNWTPKAMKKTLDEDNSSKHPYEEGEVINHTKFGIGIILQITGDLMKIDFNSIGMRILSIDMCISENLID; translated from the coding sequence TTGAATTTTTCTTTCTTTAAAGATTTAAATATAGATTTAAGTAACCCACAAAAAAAAATAGTTAAACACAAAGATGGACCTGCTTTAGTTTTAGCCGTACCTGGTGCTGGTAAAACTACTACTTTAATATGTAGAACTGCATATCTTTTGCTTAAACATAAGATTAAAGCAGAAAATATATTATCCATAACTTTTTCTCGTGCTTCTGCTAAGGATATGAAGGCTAGATTTTATTCCATGTTTGGAGATAAATTTACTGATAAAATCTATTTTGCCACTATCCATCAATTGTGTCTAAAAATAATAAACAGGTATTATTATAAAAAAAATGTATCTTTTAAGATTTTAGATTCTAAAGACACTATTTCCAAGAACCATTTAATAAGAAAAATATATTATGATATAAACCACAATGCACCATCAGAAGATATTTTAGAACAAATATCTAATAATATTAGTCTAGTAAAAAACTTAATGATACCTAAAGAACAATTTTCCTTCCACGACTTTAACGTGGAACACTTTTCTAAGATATATGAAAAATACGAAGAATATAAAAAGCAAAATCGTATAATTGATTTTGATGATATGCTTACAGTTGCTTATAAAATATTGAAAAATGATGAAAAATTACTTAATCAGTATAGAAATCAATACAAGTACATTCAGGTGGACGAAGCTCAAGATACATCTAAAATACAGCACGAAATAGTAAAGTTATTGGCAAGTCCTAATAACAATTTATTCATGGTGGCTGATGATGACCAAAGTATATATGGATTTAGGGGAGCTTGCCCATTAGAACTTCTTGATTTTTCAAACACTTATAAGGAAGGAAGCGTTTATTTCTTAGAAGAAAATTATCGTTCTTCTAAAGAAATAGTTAATATAAGTAATGATTTTATAAAGAGTAACTCTAGTAGATATAATAAGAATATATTTACACAGAATGAAGAATTTCTTCCCGTAAATATAATAAAAGTCCATGATAGTTTAGACCAAATAAATTTTATAATAGAACACTTAAATTCATCTAATGAACAAACAGCCATTTTATACAGAAATAATATATCTGCCCTACCCTTAATTGATAAATTGAATAAAAATGGCATAGACTTTTTTATTCATGGATTTAAGTCTAATTATCTAACCCATTGGATAACTAAGGATATACTTGCTTTTTTAGATTTATCCTTAAATCACTATGATTTAGAATCCTTTGAAAGAATATATTATAAAATGAACGGATATATTTCCAAGGCATCCGTTTCTTATATAAGGAATAATCCTAAGTCCATTACAGTCTTTGATTATTTAATAAGTTTCCCTGGTCTTAAATCTTATCAAATAAAAAATCTTAATAGGATCAAGGATTCCTTTAATGCCTTATGTAAAATGACTCCCTATGAGGCCTTAGAATTTATTGAGAATGATTTGGCATATCATAATTATTTAGAATCTAATTGTACTAGATTAAAGTCTAGCTATGAAAATGCCATATTATTATTTAGTCATTTAAAATTATTAGCTATAGATGAGCCTAATATAATTTCCTTTATGGAAAGATTAAGTGAAATTCCCAAGATCGCGAGGAAATCTAAGGAAAATAAAAACATAATACTATCTACTGTTCATTCGGCTAAGGGATTGGAGTTTAATCGTGTCTTTTTAATAGATTTAATAAAGGGTCAATTTCCAAACATAAGTAATTTAGATGAGGATGATGAAGATAATCTTTCTGATTTAGAAGAAGAAAGAAGACTTTTTTATGTAGCTATGACCAGAGCAAAAGAAAATCTTTCTATAATCTGCCCTACATTTCAAAATGGTAGATATATTAAGCCTTCCATATTTATAGATGAAGTTAATGGAACTAATTTAAAAGACTATATAAATAAAACAAATTGGACTCCAAAGGCCATGAAAAAAACACTAGATGAAGATAATTCTAGTAAACACCCCTACGAAGAAGGAGAAGTTATAAACCACACTAAATTTGGTATAGGAATAATTCTTCAAATAACTGGTGATTTAATGAAAATAGATTTTAACTCCATAGGAATGAGAATCCTATCCATAGATATGTGCATAAGTGAGAACTTAATAGATTAG